One genomic region from Magnetofaba australis IT-1 encodes:
- a CDS encoding ParA family protein — MSIAFFNIKGGVGKTSLAVNFALQHDYAIVTNDLYTQLERALPEGKILKVGPGEPFPEIPGDAPVAYDLGGYIDPRIIPVLTRVSHVVVPVLDEDNDIQVTAQAIAEIRQHNPNLVVVPNRLDRDDDAMRIINILVGLEVVDAKTQFFPIKRSKGFSYAMRDGRSIRQQMADNKLMNRAYHAVATQFDALSRYLLQPV; from the coding sequence ATGTCCATTGCGTTTTTCAACATCAAGGGGGGGGTTGGCAAGACCTCTTTGGCGGTCAATTTTGCGCTGCAGCATGATTACGCCATTGTCACCAACGATCTGTATACCCAGCTGGAGCGGGCGTTGCCAGAGGGGAAGATTCTCAAGGTGGGGCCCGGCGAGCCATTCCCGGAGATTCCCGGCGATGCCCCGGTGGCGTATGACCTGGGCGGCTACATCGATCCGCGCATCATCCCAGTGCTGACGCGGGTGAGTCATGTGGTGGTGCCGGTTCTGGACGAGGATAACGACATTCAAGTCACCGCCCAGGCCATTGCGGAGATCCGTCAGCACAATCCCAATCTGGTGGTCGTGCCCAACCGATTGGATCGCGATGATGACGCCATGCGCATCATCAATATTCTGGTGGGGTTGGAGGTGGTGGACGCCAAAACCCAGTTTTTCCCCATCAAGCGCAGCAAGGGATTCTCCTATGCCATGCGGGATGGGCGCTCCATCCGCCAACAGATGGCGGACAACAAGTTGATGAATCGCGCGTATCATGCGGTGGCGACACAATTTGACGCGCTCTCGCGCTATTTGCTGCAACCGGTTTAA
- the trfA gene encoding plasmid replication initiator TrfA, which produces MARRDQALSKTGEGDQLTLALPYWPDTDRAAPRPFLLSGLFPVVKRGTRRRLESEEVAVWGDHILRVTGQQMDQGDLDTLLELLHRARSQETTAPVETSARELLRCMGKKTGGTQCTWLGQSIERLQNNSIQITSNGRATYQGSLIQEFLRDEKTQAYKIVLNPRLAEMFGGGNYTRMIQEVRQALKTDLSKWLYGYVNSHRATLENPHRVKLSTLKPLTGSRATDKKFREMLRAGLEQLKEQGVLADWEITAQGVVVLTRPERAVVPETPRLGYGP; this is translated from the coding sequence ATGGCCAGGCGTGATCAGGCGCTTTCGAAAACAGGGGAGGGGGATCAACTGACCCTGGCGCTGCCCTATTGGCCCGATACGGATCGCGCCGCGCCGCGTCCGTTTTTGCTTTCGGGACTGTTCCCAGTGGTGAAACGCGGAACGCGACGGCGTTTGGAGTCGGAGGAGGTGGCGGTCTGGGGGGATCACATTTTGCGGGTAACGGGTCAACAGATGGATCAGGGGGATCTGGATACGCTGCTGGAATTGCTGCATCGGGCGCGTAGTCAGGAGACCACGGCGCCGGTGGAAACGTCGGCGCGGGAACTCTTGCGCTGTATGGGGAAGAAGACCGGCGGCACACAGTGCACCTGGTTGGGGCAATCCATCGAGCGCTTGCAGAATAATTCCATACAGATCACCTCCAATGGTCGCGCCACCTATCAGGGCTCCCTGATTCAGGAGTTTTTGCGCGACGAAAAAACGCAAGCGTATAAGATCGTGCTCAACCCGCGCTTGGCGGAGATGTTTGGCGGGGGCAACTATACCCGGATGATCCAGGAGGTGCGCCAAGCGCTGAAAACCGATCTGTCCAAATGGCTGTATGGGTATGTGAACTCCCATCGCGCGACATTGGAGAATCCGCATCGGGTGAAATTGTCGACGCTCAAACCCCTGACGGGATCCCGCGCGACGGACAAGAAGTTCCGCGAGATGTTGCGGGCTGGTCTGGAGCAGTTGAAGGAGCAGGGCGTTTTGGCGGATTGGGAGATTACGGCGCAGGGGGTGGTGGTGTTAACCCGACCTGAGCGCGCGGTGGTCCCTGAAACGCCGCGCCTGGGCTATGGTCCCTGA
- a CDS encoding type II toxin-antitoxin system RelB/DinJ family antitoxin, producing the protein MSTAANSAYVRARIDTETKERATDALNAMGLSVSDAIRMLMVRIATEHRLPFEVKAPNATTIEAIAELESGKAEKFASVDDLMADLHADD; encoded by the coding sequence ATGAGCACCGCCGCCAATTCAGCCTACGTTCGCGCTCGAATAGATACCGAGACCAAGGAACGTGCTACCGATGCGCTCAACGCAATGGGGCTTTCTGTCTCAGATGCGATCCGGATGCTGATGGTTCGCATAGCCACAGAGCACCGTTTGCCATTCGAGGTGAAGGCGCCCAATGCTACGACCATAGAGGCGATTGCAGAGCTTGAATCAGGAAAAGCCGAGAAATTTGCGAGTGTGGACGATCTGATGGCCGATCTTCATGCGGACGATTGA
- a CDS encoding type II toxin-antitoxin system YafQ family toxin, with translation MRTIERSSTFKRDFKREARGKHRNVLDGDLRAILGALANDQSLAAKFRDHDLGGNWAGYRECHIKPDLLLIYQKPNDNTLKLARLGSHSELFG, from the coding sequence ATGCGGACGATTGAGCGCAGTTCCACCTTCAAACGTGATTTTAAGCGTGAGGCTAGGGGAAAGCACCGGAATGTGCTTGATGGGGATTTGAGGGCTATTCTGGGAGCTTTGGCCAATGACCAGAGCCTTGCAGCCAAATTCCGCGACCATGACCTTGGTGGGAACTGGGCAGGGTATCGAGAATGCCATATCAAACCCGATTTACTCCTCATTTACCAAAAGCCAAATGACAATACCCTCAAACTGGCCCGTCTTGGTTCGCATAGCGAACTGTTCGGGTAA